The following proteins are co-located in the Desulfatitalea tepidiphila genome:
- a CDS encoding glycosyltransferase: protein MASHSSSVDLMEKRKSPMKVLCYSPYNKWRLHGMWETTILKALGLRGVEVLHVLCDGLYSECDMFWAASNPRNDMSCVECQAAVTDLAYKMGMPFEWLGRYVTPNELEIAREWANGIERNHLVDAEYGDWKIGEWVKSSVHTHFRMTRLDTGLPNVRRTYREYLYSGLAACFGLSRLYDQFRPDVLFIFNGRMSSTRIALELARAKGIRFVCHERGELPESVKLVQDLMFFDVSEISQIIWRNWGEVPLSADELDRIARYMCDRRYGKGFGWFSYATPPQDCDEVRKLLGLEITRPVWVLFTSSDDEGAGIPALKGPFPSQLEWIKETVRYAEKHPEIDLVIRVHPNTAGKKAKRGQNIQQLQDMKSLAEVLPSNAKMVMPDDPLSTYSLMDLASVGLVFFSTVGLEMCCRGKQVAVAAGSRISGLPFLHTAKTSDQFYSILDSLLGVTHDHISMDIMRKAYRYAYSIYFRWIIPFPLVKMPDPCSAALGYRSSNELLPGCEPNLDRICRIIIGSEALWTIPSKDERSRSDEEETAVLRKMLAAEIGHEHHPTETPAVVLNAGQGEKMLASRKAQLRGNDGPLPLISIIIPTYNRSQILIKCLEALSKQSLPADKFEVLVCDDGSTDGTEAIVKAHTALFTMRYLRQQNRGPASARNLGIRKAKGQYLLFLNDDAILCPDALELHLKAHAAHAEKRIAVRGRFSFLKKYTQSLFGYMLERTDILFSYSRMQAGKPYDYNYFSTCNTSIPSTAVTEVGLFDEDFTGPAAEDIEMGYRLWKNEYQVLYEPRSVAWHDHAISPEDFLKIHKVRGCGAVTLMVKHPEMPLFRNHNFGEVEAWREENKAFKPKIEQCLEIIKRFDSQMLNQKNGPALDKKIKRLLPMMRLLQEYSVREGFFSSPWLNRLVQIRACKRISLSREDERSAPPLVSVVIPCYNYGRYLSDAVKSVIDQGFQNHEIIIVNDGSTDNTKDVAEKLIADFPECRIRLFNQENSGQPAISRNLGIAAAQGTYILPLDADDKLAPHALSVLVAEASKHLNLPVVVSGWIQTFGVDGTLSKNGPFNRNMILRRNALPYCALYHRSVWEKQGGYRTNVPGYEDWDFWVGATSNGATFIHLKMPVLLYRRTGNGSLLDKACRMHEWLMAGIILNHRQIYESTEVAWAKAYRQHHPQPPENRNVACEIANYPEAMAVLIISHPEHYPKPTVDWAAKFLRERPFVIHMGIDVPESPRGKMMVAERGRLVRAPGRAVGLVHEATADAAYFIQEGEQHFSTGNFTTSIDSFQDTVKLKPDNSTAYNNMGGVNWQLGDKKEAIECVLMASGNDPTDKLPAVNAGKLLSELVRQESTKNIHRSYLRRVTGDETVLAALRQLEGGKMDEEIEPRCSIIIPVFNRFEFTKQCVEAIWTQKTKVSYEIIIIDNGSTDGTQAYLNQIKHRVTAVTNVENRGFAKACNQGAKLSRGHYLLFLNNDTKVLPGWLDAIVQCRQKEDKIGIVGAKLLYPDHTVQHAGVGITDSPNPIHAFHVYHRFAKDAPEVNTERECQAVTGACMLIEKELFDSAGGFDEGFVNGYEDVDLCFRVRELGRKVIYCPTSELYHYESRSEGRFSAAMQNVKRLHQKWMGKIVPDIKNSRISVYSKLTSIIVLTFNQLEYTKKCIDSVFACTRPPFELIMVDNGSSDGTTSYLRQVQKESRCDDIQVKIVENKKNIGFAAGNNRGLAQADGDYIVLLNNDVVVTPGWLEKMIDCVNRFPMAGIVGPMTNYVAGEQLVQSVGYDPLLLENLNEFSSAFYARHQKETKCVLRVVGFCMLIKRAVIEKIGGLDERYGLGNFEDDDFSLRARFAGFQSWIAGDCFVHHFGSRTFRGEGIAYNETIKKNWQLFKQKWQIPQNLPHGAYNLTHIGKKDLDKKDIYVALENEKEAIAKNDILEAIS from the coding sequence ATGGCAAGCCATTCGTCAAGCGTCGATCTTATGGAAAAACGAAAATCTCCCATGAAGGTGCTCTGCTACTCGCCCTACAATAAATGGAGATTGCACGGAATGTGGGAAACCACTATTCTCAAGGCGCTTGGTTTGCGCGGCGTCGAAGTACTGCATGTCCTATGTGACGGGCTATATTCGGAATGCGACATGTTTTGGGCGGCTTCGAATCCACGCAACGATATGTCATGCGTCGAATGCCAGGCCGCTGTTACCGACTTGGCCTATAAAATGGGGATGCCCTTTGAATGGTTGGGACGTTATGTGACTCCGAACGAGCTGGAAATCGCACGTGAATGGGCAAATGGCATCGAGAGGAATCATCTCGTTGACGCCGAATATGGGGATTGGAAAATCGGAGAATGGGTCAAGTCTTCGGTTCATACCCATTTTCGGATGACACGCCTGGATACCGGTTTGCCAAATGTGAGACGTACCTATCGGGAGTATTTATACAGTGGACTGGCAGCCTGCTTTGGGCTGAGTCGATTGTATGATCAGTTTCGTCCGGATGTACTGTTCATTTTCAACGGCAGGATGTCTTCGACGCGGATCGCTCTCGAACTCGCACGGGCAAAAGGAATACGATTCGTTTGCCACGAAAGAGGCGAATTGCCGGAAAGTGTTAAGCTTGTCCAGGATTTAATGTTTTTCGACGTAAGTGAAATCTCGCAGATCATTTGGAGGAATTGGGGAGAAGTGCCGCTCAGCGCCGATGAACTCGATCGAATCGCCCGGTATATGTGTGATCGCCGTTACGGAAAGGGGTTCGGATGGTTCTCATATGCGACACCACCCCAGGACTGCGACGAGGTTCGCAAGCTTCTTGGCCTGGAGATCACTCGACCTGTTTGGGTCCTATTCACATCCTCCGATGACGAGGGGGCCGGCATCCCCGCCTTGAAAGGCCCCTTTCCATCTCAATTGGAATGGATCAAAGAGACGGTGAGATACGCGGAAAAACATCCTGAAATAGATTTGGTCATTCGCGTGCATCCAAATACGGCCGGTAAAAAAGCGAAAAGAGGACAAAATATTCAACAGCTCCAGGACATGAAGTCTCTTGCCGAGGTACTGCCATCGAATGCAAAGATGGTTATGCCTGATGATCCTTTAAGTACCTATTCATTGATGGATCTCGCCAGCGTTGGCTTGGTATTCTTCAGTACGGTTGGACTGGAGATGTGCTGCAGGGGGAAGCAGGTTGCAGTTGCCGCAGGCTCGAGAATCAGCGGGCTTCCATTCCTCCATACCGCAAAAACATCGGATCAATTTTACTCGATTCTGGATTCACTGTTGGGCGTTACGCATGATCACATTTCGATGGACATCATGCGAAAGGCTTATCGGTATGCCTATTCAATATATTTCAGATGGATCATACCGTTCCCGCTCGTAAAAATGCCGGATCCTTGCAGCGCAGCTTTGGGTTATCGCTCTTCAAATGAGTTGCTGCCAGGTTGCGAACCAAATCTCGATCGGATTTGTCGGATTATTATAGGGAGCGAAGCCTTATGGACTATCCCGTCGAAGGATGAACGTTCGAGATCAGACGAAGAAGAAACCGCTGTTTTGAGAAAAATGTTGGCCGCTGAAATCGGCCATGAACATCATCCCACGGAGACACCGGCCGTTGTCCTTAACGCAGGACAGGGCGAGAAGATGCTTGCATCCCGTAAAGCGCAGCTACGCGGTAATGACGGCCCTCTTCCGTTGATCAGCATCATCATTCCGACATACAATCGATCACAAATATTGATCAAATGCCTGGAGGCCCTCTCAAAACAGAGTCTTCCTGCGGATAAATTTGAAGTACTGGTTTGCGATGACGGTTCTACGGATGGTACTGAAGCGATCGTAAAGGCTCATACCGCTTTGTTTACAATGAGGTACTTAAGGCAGCAAAACAGGGGGCCTGCCTCGGCACGCAACCTTGGGATCCGCAAAGCAAAGGGACAGTATCTGCTCTTTCTAAACGACGACGCGATTCTCTGTCCAGATGCCCTTGAGTTGCACCTCAAAGCACATGCAGCCCATGCCGAAAAGAGGATCGCAGTGCGCGGTCGTTTTTCATTCCTTAAAAAATATACGCAATCACTTTTCGGATATATGTTGGAACGTACCGATATTTTATTCAGCTACAGTCGTATGCAGGCCGGAAAACCATATGATTACAATTACTTTTCCACCTGTAACACCAGTATTCCGTCAACGGCCGTCACTGAAGTCGGTCTTTTTGATGAGGATTTCACTGGTCCTGCGGCAGAAGATATAGAAATGGGATATCGACTTTGGAAAAATGAATACCAGGTTTTATACGAACCGAGGAGTGTCGCCTGGCATGACCACGCCATTTCACCAGAAGATTTTTTAAAAATTCATAAGGTCAGGGGATGCGGTGCGGTGACCTTGATGGTCAAGCATCCGGAAATGCCTCTATTTCGCAATCACAACTTTGGAGAAGTCGAAGCATGGAGGGAAGAAAATAAAGCGTTCAAACCTAAAATAGAACAATGTCTTGAAATCATTAAACGCTTCGACAGCCAAATGTTAAACCAAAAAAATGGACCGGCGCTGGACAAAAAAATCAAACGCCTGTTGCCAATGATGCGGCTTCTTCAGGAATATTCGGTCCGTGAAGGCTTTTTTTCCAGTCCCTGGCTGAACAGGTTGGTTCAGATCAGAGCATGTAAGCGCATATCACTTTCCCGTGAGGATGAGCGGTCTGCCCCTCCTCTGGTGTCGGTTGTTATCCCTTGTTATAATTATGGCCGATATCTTTCCGATGCGGTGAAAAGCGTTATCGATCAGGGCTTCCAAAATCACGAAATTATCATAGTCAATGATGGCAGCACCGATAATACCAAAGATGTCGCCGAAAAGCTGATTGCTGATTTTCCTGAATGCAGGATAAGACTTTTCAACCAGGAAAATTCCGGGCAGCCGGCGATTTCCAGAAATTTAGGCATTGCAGCGGCACAAGGCACCTACATCCTGCCCTTGGATGCTGATGATAAACTGGCACCGCATGCACTATCAGTCCTTGTGGCTGAAGCTTCTAAACACCTCAATTTGCCCGTGGTGGTCTCCGGGTGGATTCAGACTTTCGGTGTCGATGGCACTCTCAGCAAGAACGGGCCGTTCAATCGCAATATGATATTGCGCCGCAATGCTTTGCCGTATTGTGCGCTTTACCATCGATCCGTCTGGGAAAAGCAGGGCGGATATCGAACCAATGTCCCGGGTTATGAAGACTGGGATTTCTGGGTCGGCGCCACTTCGAACGGTGCCACGTTTATACATCTTAAGATGCCTGTCCTTTTGTACCGTCGCACCGGAAACGGTTCGCTGTTGGACAAAGCTTGTCGAATGCATGAATGGCTCATGGCGGGGATAATTTTAAACCACAGGCAGATATATGAGTCAACCGAAGTCGCCTGGGCCAAAGCTTACCGCCAACATCACCCGCAACCGCCTGAGAACCGCAATGTCGCATGTGAGATTGCAAACTATCCTGAAGCGATGGCTGTCCTCATTATAAGTCATCCGGAACACTACCCGAAACCCACCGTCGATTGGGCCGCTAAATTCCTTCGTGAACGCCCCTTCGTCATCCATATGGGCATAGATGTTCCGGAAAGTCCCCGAGGAAAGATGATGGTCGCCGAACGTGGAAGGCTCGTGAGGGCACCTGGGCGAGCGGTCGGTCTCGTCCATGAAGCTACTGCCGATGCGGCCTATTTCATTCAGGAGGGCGAACAACATTTTTCAACTGGAAATTTTACCACATCAATAGACAGTTTCCAGGACACGGTAAAGCTGAAACCGGACAACAGCACGGCTTACAACAACATGGGGGGCGTCAACTGGCAGCTGGGAGATAAGAAAGAAGCAATTGAGTGCGTTCTGATGGCCAGCGGAAACGATCCGACCGATAAGTTGCCAGCCGTGAACGCAGGCAAGCTTCTCAGTGAGTTGGTTAGACAAGAGAGCACAAAGAACATACACCGTTCCTATTTGCGTCGGGTAACTGGAGATGAAACGGTCCTTGCTGCTTTGCGACAACTCGAAGGCGGCAAGATGGATGAAGAAATTGAACCGCGCTGTTCGATTATCATTCCGGTATTCAACCGATTTGAATTCACGAAACAATGTGTCGAGGCCATTTGGACGCAAAAGACCAAGGTATCCTATGAAATTATCATCATCGACAACGGCTCCACCGATGGCACCCAAGCATATCTCAACCAAATCAAACACCGGGTGACAGCGGTGACGAATGTCGAAAACAGAGGATTTGCGAAAGCGTGCAACCAGGGGGCGAAATTGTCCCGAGGGCATTATCTGCTTTTTTTGAACAATGACACAAAAGTGCTGCCCGGATGGCTTGATGCGATAGTCCAATGCCGCCAAAAGGAGGATAAAATTGGTATCGTCGGTGCCAAACTGCTGTACCCTGATCACACCGTTCAACATGCCGGGGTGGGTATCACAGATTCACCGAATCCTATCCATGCCTTTCATGTCTATCACAGATTCGCAAAGGATGCCCCGGAAGTGAACACGGAAAGGGAATGTCAGGCCGTCACGGGAGCATGCATGTTGATCGAGAAGGAACTTTTTGACTCGGCTGGAGGATTCGATGAGGGGTTCGTTAATGGATATGAGGATGTGGACCTGTGCTTTAGGGTGAGGGAACTGGGCAGGAAAGTGATTTACTGTCCTACAAGTGAACTGTATCACTATGAGTCGAGGAGCGAAGGCCGCTTCAGTGCTGCAATGCAGAATGTCAAACGACTGCACCAAAAATGGATGGGCAAAATAGTCCCGGACATAAAAAACTCAAGGATATCTGTGTACTCAAAATTGACCTCTATAATCGTTCTTACGTTTAACCAGCTCGAATATACCAAAAAGTGTATCGATAGTGTTTTCGCCTGCACCCGGCCTCCGTTCGAGCTGATTATGGTAGACAATGGATCAAGCGACGGTACTACGAGTTACCTGAGGCAGGTCCAGAAAGAAAGTCGTTGCGACGACATCCAGGTTAAGATCGTTGAAAACAAAAAGAATATTGGCTTTGCCGCAGGTAACAATCGGGGGCTTGCGCAGGCAGATGGCGATTATATTGTGCTCCTCAATAACGATGTAGTGGTGACGCCTGGTTGGCTTGAAAAAATGATTGACTGTGTCAACCGCTTTCCCATGGCGGGGATTGTTGGCCCTATGACAAACTACGTGGCAGGCGAACAGCTCGTTCAATCCGTGGGGTATGATCCTTTGCTACTTGAAAACCTTAACGAGTTCTCCTCAGCCTTTTACGCAAGGCATCAAAAAGAAACAAAATGCGTTCTTCGTGTGGTCGGTTTCTGCATGTTGATCAAGCGGGCTGTTATCGAAAAAATCGGTGGATTGGATGAGCGTTATGGCCTTGGAAATTTCGAAGATGATGACTTCAGTTTGAGAGCACGGTTTGCTGGTTTTCAGTCGTGGATTGCCGGCGACTGTTTCGTGCACCATTTCGGAAGCAGGACCTTCAGAGGGGAGGGAATTGCCTATAATGAAACCATCAAAAAGAATTGGCAATTATTCAAACAGAAATGGCAGATACCGCAAAATTTGCCTCATGGTGCGTATAATTTGACCCATATCGGCAAGAAAGATCTTGATAAAAAAGATATCTATGTCGCACTTGAAAATGAAAAGGAAGCCATCGCCAAGAATGATATATTAGAGGCTATCTCATGA
- the ptsP gene encoding phosphoenolpyruvate--protein phosphotransferase, with protein sequence MTEPQQHLSLVCDIGELSNLIIESRDINAFLQQTVQLVAAHLHADVGSIYLYDDDLGELTLKATVGLDSSSVGKVRMKIGEGLVGTTMAQMAPLCDGDARQHPQFKYFVETKEDPFKSFLSVPIHRGAEKIGVLVVQHREADFFDTSDIMALRAIAAQLAGTIASARLMMDLPKPKAKAGGADRVLNALRIVKGEATVPGYALGPGALLRPVDPLLTETPDSVFHNSLDGYRKAKQETLDQLKLLQERLVLQLPESAALIFEAHNMILKDRRFDAQVSECIRDGKTAADAVRRTALHFAQIFEASSSPYIREKSQDIMDLARRLLFNLQKEKAGNASPMDAHIVISSQLFPSDVLKLASESVAGIIFVGGGITSHVAIIARSLKIPMIITSEVRLLQVPEETQVLMDADVGNIYINPTQEVLRPFEERNRTRKHISAGPLIVADETFTADGVRVHLLANINLLGELSLARELKAEGVGLYRSEFPFIVRSVLPSEEEQRLVYARLFEQMAGLPIYIRTLDIGGDKVLPYLDLPQEANPELGLRSIRFLLKHREVFDQQLRAILRAGRDADHLGIMFPMIASMDEFAAARQALEQAISSLDTENLPHHTNPLVGAMIEMPAVLSVIDELAAAADFFSIGTNDFIQYMLAVDRTNENVADYYRAFHPSVLRALAGIVASVSAHHKPISVCGEVAHDPEFIPFLLGIGVRRLSVDPQFIPSVQKTVASTSVSSAQDYAKSLLAVPTVKQVDELRCQWHIRRDAR encoded by the coding sequence ATGACCGAACCCCAACAACACTTGTCGCTCGTGTGCGATATCGGTGAATTGTCCAACCTGATCATCGAGAGCAGGGACATCAACGCGTTTCTGCAGCAGACCGTCCAATTGGTGGCGGCGCATCTCCATGCAGATGTGGGCTCTATTTATCTTTATGATGATGATCTTGGGGAGCTTACCCTCAAGGCCACCGTGGGCCTCGATTCATCGTCTGTGGGGAAGGTCCGTATGAAGATCGGGGAGGGGCTGGTCGGGACCACCATGGCCCAGATGGCCCCCCTTTGCGACGGCGATGCCCGTCAACATCCTCAATTCAAATATTTTGTCGAAACAAAGGAGGATCCCTTCAAGTCCTTTCTTTCCGTACCGATTCACCGAGGCGCGGAGAAAATCGGCGTATTGGTCGTGCAGCATCGCGAGGCCGATTTTTTCGATACGTCCGACATCATGGCCCTGCGTGCGATTGCCGCCCAGTTGGCCGGCACCATCGCCAGTGCCCGTCTGATGATGGATCTGCCAAAACCCAAGGCCAAGGCCGGCGGTGCCGATCGTGTTTTGAACGCTTTGCGCATCGTCAAGGGCGAGGCAACCGTTCCTGGGTATGCGCTGGGGCCTGGGGCTTTGCTTCGACCGGTCGATCCTTTGCTCACGGAAACCCCTGACAGCGTATTTCACAATTCGCTCGACGGCTACCGAAAGGCCAAGCAGGAGACCCTGGATCAGCTCAAATTGTTACAGGAGCGTCTGGTACTGCAGTTACCCGAGAGCGCCGCCTTGATTTTCGAAGCGCACAACATGATCTTGAAGGACCGCCGCTTCGACGCCCAGGTGTCGGAGTGTATTCGAGATGGAAAGACGGCGGCCGATGCCGTGCGCCGGACGGCCCTTCACTTTGCCCAGATCTTTGAAGCCAGTTCAAGCCCCTACATAAGGGAAAAATCCCAGGACATCATGGACCTGGCCCGCCGTCTGCTTTTCAACCTGCAAAAGGAGAAAGCGGGAAACGCCAGCCCCATGGATGCCCACATCGTGATTTCATCCCAGCTCTTTCCGTCGGATGTCCTGAAATTGGCTTCCGAATCGGTGGCCGGCATTATTTTCGTCGGCGGCGGTATTACCTCGCACGTCGCCATTATCGCCCGATCCCTGAAAATCCCGATGATCATCACATCGGAAGTGCGATTGCTTCAAGTGCCGGAAGAGACCCAGGTGTTGATGGATGCCGATGTGGGGAACATCTATATCAACCCCACACAAGAGGTCTTGCGCCCATTCGAGGAACGCAATCGAACGAGAAAACACATCTCCGCCGGCCCGCTGATCGTGGCAGATGAAACGTTTACCGCCGATGGTGTTCGGGTTCACCTTCTGGCCAACATCAATCTGCTCGGTGAGCTGTCGCTGGCCCGGGAACTCAAGGCGGAAGGGGTTGGGCTCTATCGGTCCGAATTTCCTTTTATCGTTCGGTCGGTGCTTCCATCGGAAGAAGAGCAGCGCCTTGTTTATGCCCGCCTTTTCGAGCAGATGGCAGGCCTGCCGATTTACATCCGCACCTTGGATATCGGCGGAGATAAGGTGCTGCCCTATCTCGATCTTCCCCAGGAAGCCAATCCGGAACTCGGGCTGCGTTCCATCCGTTTCCTGTTGAAGCATCGGGAGGTGTTCGATCAGCAACTGCGCGCTATCTTGCGAGCCGGGCGGGATGCCGACCATTTAGGGATCATGTTTCCCATGATTGCCTCCATGGACGAGTTCGCCGCGGCGCGTCAAGCCCTGGAACAGGCGATATCGTCATTGGACACGGAAAATTTGCCTCATCACACGAATCCTTTAGTGGGCGCGATGATTGAAATGCCGGCGGTGCTGAGTGTCATCGATGAGTTGGCCGCTGCGGCTGACTTTTTTTCCATCGGTACGAACGATTTCATTCAGTATATGTTGGCGGTCGACCGGACCAACGAAAACGTAGCCGACTATTACCGGGCTTTTCATCCGTCCGTTTTGCGGGCCCTGGCCGGCATCGTGGCCAGCGTGTCCGCCCATCACAAGCCGATTTCCGTTTGTGGAGAGGTGGCACACGATCCGGAGTTCATTCCCTTTTTGCTGGGTATCGGTGTGCGGCGACTGAGCGTCGATCCCCAGTTTATACCCTCCGTTCAGAAAACCGTCGCTTCGACTTCCGTTTCCTCTGCTCAAGACTATGCGAAATCCCTTTTGGCTGTGCCGACCGTGAAGCAGGTGGACGAATTGAGGTGTCAATGGCACATTCGGCGGGAT